Proteins from one Phaenicophaeus curvirostris isolate KB17595 chromosome 18, BPBGC_Pcur_1.0, whole genome shotgun sequence genomic window:
- the MRGBP gene encoding MRG/MORF4L-binding protein, translating into MGEAEGGAPGAAEKAAPLPAAAAAPGPEPGVAEEAAVVWSPEVEVCLFHAMLGHKPVGVNRHFHMICIRDKFSQNIGRQISSRVIWDHLSTMYDMQALHESEILPFPNIEKNFVLPDEMIQEVREGKVMLEEEVKEEIKEEMETHAGPEEVFAPSGSLGKTTEKPSGKEKEKTSSDPGSKEGSDKRKRNRVTEKVLNANSNPSSPSAAKRRRT; encoded by the exons ATGGGGGAGGCGGAGGGCGGCGCGCCGGGCGCCGCGGAGAAggcggccccgctccccgccgcaGCGGCCGCGCCCGGCCCGGAGCCCGGCGTGGCGGAGGAGGCGGCGGTGGTGTGGAGCCCCGAGGTGGAGGTGTGCCTGTTCCACGCCATGCTGGGCCACAAGCCCGTGG GTGTGAATCGCCATTTCCACATGATTTGTATCAGAGATAAATTCAGTCAGAACATCGGGCGGCAGATTTCTTCCAGAGTGATTTGGGACCATCTGAGCACCATGTACGATATGCAGGCTCTT caCGAATCTGAGATTCTTCCATTCCCTAATATAGAGAAGAATTTTGTTCTTCCTGATGAAATGATTCAAGAAGTAAGAGAAG GAAAAGTCATGTTAGAAGAAGAAgtgaaagaggaaataaaagaagagatGGAAACGCATGCAGGTCCAGAAGAAG TTTTTGCACCCTCTGGAAGTTTAGGAAAAACGACTGAAAAGCCAAGtggcaaagagaaagagaaaacttcATCAGATCCTGGGTCCAAAGAAGGATCTGATAAGAGGAAGCGCAACAGAGTCACTGAAAAGGTCTTGAATGCAAACAGTAACCCTTCCAGTCCAAGCGCTGCGAAGCGACGCAGAACATAA
- the OGFR gene encoding opioid growth factor receptor, which yields MAAWLSFRAEEDEAEDEASFSRYDSTWEDDEEDDDEEEEEEDGVEQEAAGAEDAGAEAAPGRARGSQQSQERRLNSSPLSQWVFQFSGRRNWNAARDLQQYRHHYPGLIEPENDEEEEMWNLSFYKNEISFLPRGLHIEDLLESWWDNYEILEENHSYIQWLFPLREHGMNRRAKPLTCQEIQAFKKSKEVMQRFVRAYRLMLRFYGIVLVNEETGELKRAENWAERFQNLNRYSHNNLRITRILKCLGEMGYEHYQVHLVKFFLTETLVKEMLPNVKRSALDYFLFTIRSKRKRRKLVHYAWQHFKPRSSFVWGPHNKLLKYKPHLTKSRPQQKAEEKQECPGEKGNGSDENHQDQSLKEEQKAGDAADLQAKVSDEDVKEKLSECVSKGEDDEGEKEVSFTQQEEEEDLNSETEEVQGAAENDCTKENKKRKLDGNMADTKKTGPLKNPTDIENISHNLGECAIDAEIPSSDPLLQAEEDQEAPKEDDANTKDSTGPEAADAAVKRRKVDRRTSRSKKSNLAINLSMGPPASSANLNPSVSDTEEKETVSEENAAVEAASEKGGGDANGGAVRPSAGSRLPKAGCTPVGDGLKSNGDEVTAGSDRDHCNSTLLGGKSEVVVVEKYRKVENTNGKGQAEVTGKQQVPESLEQSMAPTCPEEDSAEVTTQKRESSELAAEPDAEQAAVE from the exons ATGGCCGCCTGGCTCAGCTTCAGGGCCGAGGAGGACGAGGCGGAGGACGAGGCCTCCTTCTCCAGGTACGACTCCACCTGGGAGGACGACGAGGAAGACGACgacgaggaagaggaggaggaggatggcgtcgagcaggaggcagcaggggcGGAGGATGCGGGCGCTGAGGCGGCGCCGGGCCGGGCGCGGGGCTCCCAGCAGAGCCAG GAGCGAAGATTGAATTCCTCACCGCTGTCTCAGTGGGTGTTTCAG TTCTCAGGCAGGCGCAACTGGAACGCTGCAAGAGACCTGCAGCAATACAGACACCATTACCCG GGTTTGATAGAACCAGAAAAtgatgaggaggaagagatgtGGAACTTAAGCTTCTataaaaatgagatttcttttttgccCCGTG gCTTGCATATTGAAGATCTGCTTGAATCTTGGTGGGACAACTATGAAATTCTGGAGGAAAACCACTCTTACATACAGTG gcTCTTCCCCTTACGTGAACACGGGATGAACCGGCGTGCCAAACCACTCACTTGTCAAGAAATCCAG GCTTTTAAGAAGTCCAAGGAAGTTATGCAAAGGTTTGTCCGTGCTTATCGGCTCATGCTGAGATTTTATGGAATTGTTCTGGTCAACGAGGAAACTGGAGAACTTAAGAGAGCAGAGAACTGGGCTGAGCGGTTCCAAAACTTGAACCG GTATAGCCACAACAACTTGCGGATTACACGCATCCTGAAGTGCCTGGGGGAGATGGGATATGAACACTATCAAGTGCACTTGGTAAAGTTTTTTCTAACAGAAACTCTTGTTAAGGAGATGCTACCAAATGTCAAGAGAAGTGCCTTGGATTACTTCCTGTTCACCATCAGAAGCAAAcggaagagaagaaaactagTGCACTATGCTTGGCAGCACTTCAAACCTCGAAGCAGCTTTGTATGGGGACCACACAACAAACTGTTGAAGTACAAACCACACTTAACCAAGTCACGGCCACAGcaaaaggctgaagaaaaacaggaatgTCCTGGTGAAAAGGGTAATGGTTCTGATGAAAATCATCAGGACCAGTCTctaaaggaagaacaaaaagctGGAGATGCTGCAGACTTGCAGGCTAAAGTGAGTGATGAAGATGTAAAAGAGAAGTTAAGTGAATGCGTATCAAAGGGAGAGGATGatgaaggggagaaggaggtgtCATTTacccagcaggaggaggaggaggatttaaACAGTGAGACTGAAGAAGTGCAGGGTGCGGCAGAGAATGATTGCACAAAAGAGaacaagaagagaaaactgGATGGAAATATGGCAGACACTAAAAAGACTGGACCCTTGAAAAACCCTACTGATATTGAGAACATTTCACATAATCTGGGAGAATGTGCTATTGATGCAGAAATCCCTTCCTCAGATCCACTCTTACAAGCAGAAGAGGACCAGGAAGCACCGAAAGAAGATGATGCAAACACCAAAGACTCAACAGGGCCAGAGGCAGCTGATGCAGCTGTGAAACGGAGGAAAGTAGATAGAAGAACATCGAGAAGCAAAAAATCCAATTTGGCCATAAACCTGAGCATGGGGCCACCTGCCTCCAGTGCCAACTTAAATCCATCTGTCTCAGACActgaggaaaaggaaactgTCAGTGAGGAAAATGCAGCTGTGGAAGCAGCAAGTGAGAAGGGGGGCGGTGATGCAAATGGTGGGGCTGTGAGACCCTCAGCCGGTTCCAGGCTCCCCAAGGCTGGCTGTACTCCAGTAGGTGATGGCTTGAAGTCAAATGGAGATGAAGTCACAGCAGGGAGTGATCGGGACCACTGCAACAGCACACTCCTGGGAGGGAAAAGTGAAGTAGTTGTGGTAGAAAAGTatagaaaagtagaaaatacaAATGGAAAAGGACAAGCAGAAGTCACAGGCAAGCAGCAAGTTCCAGAGAGTCTTGAGCAGAGCATGGCACCCACTTGTCCTGAAGAAGACAGTGCTGAGGTTACGACACAGAAACGTGAAAGTTCTGAGCTTGCAGCAGAACCTGatgcagagcaggcagcagtgGAGTGA